From a single Fulvivirga ulvae genomic region:
- a CDS encoding nucleoside-diphosphate kinase: MAGKRTFTMIKPDAVGAGNTGAITKMIEEAGFKIVAMKKTYMSKERAGQFYAVHKERPFYEDLTNYMSSGPIVPMILEKDNAVEDFRKLIGATNPKEAAEGTIRKLFAESIEANAIHGSDSDENATIEGNFFFAETEKF; encoded by the coding sequence ATGGCTGGAAAAAGAACTTTTACAATGATAAAACCTGATGCCGTAGGTGCCGGCAACACTGGTGCTATCACTAAAATGATAGAAGAGGCAGGTTTTAAAATTGTAGCAATGAAAAAAACCTACATGTCAAAAGAAAGAGCGGGACAATTTTATGCCGTTCACAAAGAGCGTCCTTTTTATGAAGACCTTACTAACTATATGTCTTCTGGCCCTATAGTGCCTATGATCCTTGAAAAGGATAACGCTGTTGAAGATTTCAGAAAATTAATAGGAGCTACTAACCCCAAGGAAGCCGCTGAAGGTACTATCAGAAAATTATTTGCGGAATCAATCGAGGCAAATGCTATACATGGCTCTGACTCTGACGAAAACGCAACTATCGAAGGCAACTTCTTCTTTGCAGAGACAGAGAAGTTCTAA
- a CDS encoding FKBP-type peptidyl-prolyl cis-trans isomerase: MINTFKTLVALLVVVALQSCNDSEKKTASGMTYTLVKEGDSQPIEDGQYLLMNMEYKDDKDSVWMTTAEQGIPIVVPKNDSVWSSSEGSIEQIFNELSKGDSVTFTISIKDFFANTVKSEAPPQINQEGTLTFSVGVENVLNQEEFMAWQQEMMAKQQKKREEEAEQQLTTDVAAIEKFLTENNIEAKRTESGIFYVMKEEGSGEQASAGDTVKVNYTGHVLNGPLFDTNDETLAKEKELYSEQRAAQGGYDPLEFVLGQGRVIKGWDEGIALLKEGGKATLYIPSPLAYGPRQRSEEIVANSILVFDVELVEVAD; the protein is encoded by the coding sequence ATGATTAATACATTCAAAACCTTAGTGGCATTATTGGTAGTAGTGGCTTTACAATCATGCAATGACTCAGAAAAGAAAACTGCTTCCGGGATGACCTATACCTTGGTAAAAGAAGGTGATAGTCAGCCGATCGAAGATGGCCAGTACCTGCTGATGAATATGGAATACAAGGATGACAAAGATTCTGTATGGATGACAACTGCTGAGCAGGGTATTCCGATAGTGGTGCCTAAAAATGACTCTGTGTGGAGCAGCAGCGAGGGGAGTATTGAGCAAATTTTCAACGAACTCTCAAAAGGAGATAGCGTTACATTCACTATCAGTATTAAAGACTTTTTTGCAAATACGGTAAAGTCTGAAGCACCACCTCAGATAAATCAAGAGGGAACACTAACATTTAGTGTAGGCGTAGAAAATGTGCTTAACCAGGAGGAGTTTATGGCGTGGCAACAGGAAATGATGGCCAAACAACAGAAAAAGCGTGAAGAGGAAGCTGAGCAACAACTAACCACTGATGTGGCTGCCATTGAGAAATTCCTTACAGAGAATAATATAGAGGCTAAAAGAACTGAGTCAGGAATTTTCTATGTAATGAAAGAAGAAGGTTCGGGAGAGCAGGCTTCTGCCGGTGATACTGTAAAGGTGAACTATACGGGACATGTGTTAAACGGACCCTTGTTTGATACTAACGATGAGACGTTAGCTAAGGAAAAAGAATTGTACAGTGAGCAGCGTGCAGCTCAAGGAGGATATGATCCTTTAGAGTTTGTACTTGGTCAGGGTAGAGTAATCAAAGGTTGGGATGAGGGCATTGCTTTACTTAAAGAAGGTGGTAAGGCAACATTATACATCCCTTCTCCATTGGCATATGGTCCACGTCAGAGAAGTGAGGAAATCGTGGCTAA
- a CDS encoding DHH family phosphoesterase codes for MQNLEAFKTVISSPKKVVITTHHKPDADALGSSLGLAGYLRKKGHEVSVITPTDYANFLAWMKGNDEVIIFNEGNEEKSGRLITEADMIFCLDFSSLNRINELGEMVRQSASVKVLIDHHLEPEDFANFVCWSTEAAATAELVYDLICDLGDKQLIDKDIAESLYAGIMTDTGSFKHPNTTKNVFNVCAELADIGADTAKVSKLVYDTNSLDKVKFLGFALNEKLKVLDEFNTAYFAITADELKRFNSKTGDTEGLVNYALSIEGIKFAAVIIDRTEAIKMSFRSIGDFSVNEFARKHFEGGGHKNASGGKSDLSLEETVKKFENVLNEYKNELSTKIKTYA; via the coding sequence ATGCAGAATCTGGAAGCTTTTAAAACGGTCATCAGTAGCCCAAAGAAAGTGGTGATAACCACCCATCATAAGCCTGATGCTGATGCACTAGGGTCCTCATTGGGATTAGCAGGGTATTTGAGAAAGAAGGGACATGAAGTATCGGTTATTACACCTACTGATTATGCTAACTTTCTGGCCTGGATGAAAGGTAATGATGAGGTCATTATATTTAATGAAGGCAACGAAGAAAAATCAGGAAGGCTGATCACTGAGGCTGATATGATTTTTTGTCTGGACTTTTCGAGTCTGAACAGAATTAACGAATTAGGTGAAATGGTACGGCAGTCGGCTTCTGTCAAAGTGCTGATAGATCACCATCTTGAACCTGAAGACTTTGCCAATTTTGTATGCTGGAGTACTGAGGCTGCAGCTACAGCCGAACTTGTGTACGACCTGATTTGTGACCTGGGTGATAAGCAACTTATTGATAAAGACATAGCAGAAAGTCTTTATGCCGGAATAATGACTGATACCGGTAGCTTTAAGCATCCAAATACTACAAAGAATGTATTCAATGTATGTGCGGAGCTGGCAGATATTGGTGCTGATACCGCCAAAGTATCGAAACTCGTCTATGACACTAATTCATTGGACAAAGTGAAGTTTTTAGGCTTTGCATTAAATGAAAAGCTAAAAGTACTTGACGAATTCAATACAGCTTACTTTGCAATTACTGCGGATGAACTGAAAAGGTTCAACTCCAAAACCGGGGATACTGAAGGACTTGTTAATTATGCGTTGTCCATCGAAGGGATAAAATTTGCAGCAGTAATTATTGACAGAACTGAGGCCATAAAAATGTCTTTCCGTTCTATTGGTGATTTCTCCGTCAATGAATTCGCCAGAAAGCACTTTGAGGGTGGAGGTCATAAGAATGCTTCAGGTGGTAAGTCGGATCTTAGCCTTGAAGAAACTGTAAAAAAATTTGAGAATGTTCTCAATGAATATAAAAACGAACTAAGTACAAAAATTAAAACCTACGCTTAA